In Erpetoichthys calabaricus chromosome 2, fErpCal1.3, whole genome shotgun sequence, a genomic segment contains:
- the LOC127526683 gene encoding cadherin-related family member 4-like translates to MTNEGDVMVLSGGLSSNKIYKLTIAIHGFDQLCKGDLFIKVLPIHFVNFTKPTYFATVHANSGPLAHVITLDVVKTEGMLVFFTILTKQDSFQITHDTGEMTTTYNFDNQSPVNKRHFLLNVTVCNMAYQVNDTALVNITVLNVKDIPPSCNPAVIMRTVTEQQSLHFNLNCTAYDGTKKNLCYKIVSETSSAITFKMDKENVEVNTAIQCHFPENRNTTYVYSAVIIVNDTRNPALSTYVKVYISVIPVQHQLQCITSNIKVQRTTLMGTVVDRVNVTDVTNHHCVLNRMWFRVINKTPSPSAFFIDPRTGFIHLMNNLEHETQTVFSLTLHVSVYRNTPNVSICTITILVEETLLQCNSLNTYSILSTTPPGTLVFTPHCSSPSTLSFHIVGGNINEKFYILPITDGTIYTTSPFSYDLPGVIDPTSFELLVQVKEEEFPHRSVTLTVIIHVTLSHVTTVTTTQTTKITTRTTEIITLLEYYWLPDTWFIIVMIVFGVLLLLMLFIIWKASRSLLGHMINKKVNRKSKHEKTKDMMMKEDEAVLNL, encoded by the exons atgacaaatgaaggcGATGTCATGGTTTTATCTGGTGGCCTCTCTTCAAACAAG aTTTACAAACTTACTATTGCTATCCATGGGTTTGATCAACTCTGTAAAGGTGATCTTTTTATCAAAGTCCTGCcaatacactttgttaatttcac AAAACCAACGTATTTTGCAACAGTGCATGCAAATTCAGGACCTCTGGCACATGTAATAACACTTGATGTTGTGAAGACTGAGGGTATGCTCGTGTTCTTTACCATACTAACAAAGCAGGATTCCTTTCAGATCACACACG ACACTGGTGAAATGACAACTACTTACAATTTTGACAACCAATCGCCCGTGAACAAGCGTCATTTTTTATTAAACGTCACAGTGTGCAACATGGCCTATCAAGTCAATGACACAGCCTTGGTCAACATTACTGTCTTGAACGTCAAGGACATCCCTCCTTCATGCAATCCAGCAGTCATTAT GAGGACTGTCACAGAGCAgcaatctttacattttaacttgaACTGTACTGCTTATGATGGGACAAAAAAGAATCTGTGCTACAAGATTGTCTCCGAAACGAGCTCAGCCATCACTTTCAAAATGGACAAAGAAAACGTTGAG GTAAATACTGCCATTCAGTGTCATTTTCCAGAAAATCGTAACACAACTTACGTTTATTCAGCTGTAATTATTGTAAATGATACTCGAAATCCAGCACTTTCAA CCTATGTTAAAGTGTACATTTCTGTAATACCTGTTCAGCATCAACTTCAGTGTATTACTTCAAATATTAAAGTTCAAAGGACAACTCTCATGGGTACCGTAGTGGATAGGGTGAATGTAACAGATGTAACAAACCATCACTGTGTATTAAACAGAATGTGGTTTAGAGTCATCAACAAAACTCCATCACCTTCTGCATTCTTCATAGATCCTCGAACTG GGTTTATTCATCTCATGAATAATTTGGAACATGAAACACAAACTGTTTTCAGCCTGACACTTCATGTTTCAGTGTACAGGAATACGCCCAATGTATCCATCTGTACCATCACTATTCTAGTGGAG GAAACTCTCTTGCAGTGCAATTCTTTGAATACCTATAGTATCCTGTCAACAACTCCACCAGGCACACTTGTGTTTACACCTCATTGTTCTTCACCATCCACTTTGTCCTTTCATATTGTGGGAG GGAATATCAACGAGAAGTTCTATATTCTACCTATAACAGATGGAACAATATACACAACGAGTCCATTTTCTTATGACTTACCTGGAGTGATTGACCCCACCTCATTTGAACTCCTGGTCCAGGTGAAGGAAGAAGAATTTCCACACCGCTCTGTTACTTTGACAGTCATTATTCATGTGACACTCAGCCATGTCACTACAGTTACAACTACACAAACCACAAAG ATAACCACACGAACAACTGAAATCATCACATTATTGGAATATTACTGGTTACCTGATACCTGGTTTATCATTGTTATGATTGTGTTTGGAGTGCTCCTACTGCTCATGCTGTTCATAATCTGGAAAGCCTCCAGAAG